The DNA sequence TTAGCTTCGATAAAATCCAGCAAAAGTACCCCTGTTTGGGCAAAGGTTGAGTCAAGCCCTCCGTCTTGCGCATTTGCGTTAAAGACCAGGCATCCGAGTAAAAAAGTAAACGTAAAAATCTTATTCATAACAATAGCTTCGATAGTGAACATTTTCAAGGCGATAGGTTTATTACCTAATCGCCTTGGCAAAGATCAGTGGCTCGAAGCGTTCAGAAAAATACAAAATTTCAAATTTTATTTTCTTTAAAAAATTTTATAAATATGTAAAAAGCTGTATAATAGTAAGTAATAGTGTTATTAATAGTATAAAATATTTTGAAATCACTTCAGAAAACTAAGCTAGCACGCCAATTTAACTGCCTAAATTCTAAGGATCAGCAGCAATTTTTGTTGTTTGTAAGTTCTCCTTACTTCAATACTTACCAGCCTTTAGCAGATTTAGCAGCTTATCTACTCGGGCCTCCATGCTGCAATTGGGCCACCACTACGAAGCGGGATATTCATCGTGCGTTGTTTCGTAAGGAAGCCTACAATGAGGCCAAAATCAATGCCTTGATGACCAAGTTGTTGGCATTGTTAAGGCGCTTTCTTATTCATCATCAACTAGAGGAAAGACCGGAAGCCAAGGAATTTATGTTGCAAAACATGCTTCAGTATGGTATGCACGATTGGTTTGCCCAGGAATTTAAAAAAATGCCTAATTCGCAAACCGAGCAACAGCAAAAGCTGAACGAGCAACAAATTCACTGGTTGGACGATTTGGAAAAGACCATACCCAGTAATTTACTCCTGGAGAATATCTATCTGGCAGCACAAACTTTTTTCAAAAATAGCCTGGAGTATGCCTGCACCCTTGTGCAAAGAGCTCAAACCACCAATGCTGCCATTGATACCCAAGTGGTGACGAGCATCCACGATCAGCTTACTCATCAATGGCCTCAATTGCTGGAAATCCCCGTCATCCAATTGTATTATTACAACTTAAAAGTAATTTGGGGTGAGGAACGAGAGGAAGCTTACCAGCAATTGAAGAGGGTATTCTACAAATTTACCCACAATTGGGAAGACAGAGATTTGTTCAATGCCTACCGAAGTATGCTCAACTTTTGCATTCGTAAAACCAATACTGGAGACAAGTACTTTCAGCACGAAACACTGAATATCTATAAGTTCATTATTGACAGAAAGCACATTCTGAAAAATGGTCAGCTCAAGCAGGTCTCTTATAACAATGTTATCTCCCTAGCTTGCCTTGAAAAAGAGTTTTCGTGGGCAAAAGATTTCGCGGAAAAATTTAAAAGCTACCTTGCTGAGGATGTTCAAAAAAATGCCTATTTCTTTAATTTTATGAACATCTACTATCATGAAGAAGACTACGATTCCTCTTTGGGGATTATGCAAAAAGTGAATTTCACCAGCGTCTACTACCAGGCCAAGACCAAAATTATTCAGCTAAAAATTTATTACGAACTAGCAGAGTGGCTGCTACTGGATGCAGCACTCAATAGCTTCCGTTTATTTCTTTTGCGGACCAAGAAATCGGGGCTGCATACTCAAGAGTTGCTGAGTTTTGCAAAAATCCTACGGCAGTTGGCAAAAATCCGAGAGCAAAAACCCTTTATTCCCTCAACGGAACTCACCCGACGCTTGGCAGCGCTGGAAGAGAAAATAACCACTTCCCCAAAAAACATTTTTGACCAGCGTTGGCTGCTGCTAAAAATCTCTGAGCAAAGTCAGGGGTAGCTACTTATTACAGGGAGATTTTTGAACCATGTAAGGGAATAGAAGGGCAAGTACGTTTTTTGAGGGGAGAGGTGTTTTTATCCCGCCGCGATTGATTCTACTGCTGGGGGGCGGGATAAATCTCGCGATACAATAAACCATCGAACAACCAACCTTCAACCCTCACATCTTTAAAACTTCCGACTTCCTTCACCCCATCTCCCTTCTCAATAATTGTGCATTCACCGCACAAATCACCGTACTCAGGCTCATCAAGGCGGCCCCGAAGGCTGGGCTGATCATCAAGCCAGGAATAAAACCGGTGGCTAGTGGCATGGCGATCACGTTGTAGCCAGTGGCCCAACCCAGGTTTTGAATCATCTTTCGGTAGGTCGCTTTTCCGAAAAGGAGTAAGTTGACGATGTCTTTGGGGTCACTGTTCACCAAGATAATATCGGCGGTTTCGGCGGCGACATCCGTACCGGTTCCAATTGCAATGCCGACCTCGGCTTGTGCCAATGCTGGTGCATCATTGATGCCATCTCCAGTCATGGCCACAAATTCTCCGGCGGCTTGGAGCTCTTTTACTTTGTCTTGTTTGGCTTCGGGTAATACCTCCGCGAGGTACTCGTCCATCCCCAGTTCTTTTGCTACTGCTGCGGCTACTTTTTCGTTGTCGCCTGTGAGCAGGAAGCATTTGATGCCGTTTTTCTGGAGGGTTTGAATAGCTTCGGAAGAACTTTCCCTGATTTGATCGGCGAAGGTGATGAAGCCTACCAGCTGTTCCTCAATGATGATAAAGATTTTTGTTTCAGTACCATCTTCTGCTGTTTCGTTTGGAGCCGTTATGTCTAGTTTTTTTAACAACAAATACCCTCCTGCTTTGACGGTTTTTCCTTCTACCACAGCACTCACGCCGACACCAGATTGGTAGTTGAAATCTTTACTCTCGGGCACTTTCAGGTTTTCTTCTTCCGCTTTACGTTGCAAGCCTTTGGCAATATGATGTTCTGACGAACTTTCGGCTGCGGCGGCGTAATTCAAAATCGCCTGCTCATCGTAGGTTTCATTTAAACTCACGATGCGTACCACTTCATGCGAGCCCTTGGTGAGGGTGCCCGTTTTGTCAAATAGGATGGTCGTAATTTTTCGGGCATTTTCAAAGGCGGTACGATTGCGAATGAGTAGGCCGTTTTTAGCGGAAACGCTGGTAGAGATCGCCGCTACCAGTGGAATAGCCAAACCTAGTGCATGCGGACAACAGATCACCATCACGGTCACCATTCGCTCCAGAGCAAAGGAGAGTTCACGCCCCAGCAACAGCCATACGATGAAGGTTCCAAAACCTGCCGTAAGTGCAATGATGGTTAGCCAAAAGGCTGCCCGATCCGCCAGGCGCTGGGTTTTCGATTTTTGCCCTTGGGCTTCCTGTACCATATTGATGACCTGCGAGAGGTAGGTGTCGTCGCCAATGCCTTTTACTTCCACTTTGATGGCGCCGCTACCGTTGATAGCGCCACCGATAACTTTCTGTCCTTTGGTTTTCGTCACGGGCTTACTTTCGCCGGTTAGCATACTTTCGTTGAGGTCACTTTCACCTTCGGTGATGACGCCGTCGGCAGGTACTTTTTCGCCGGGTTTGATAAGGATAATGTTTCCTTGTTCCAATTCGCTGACTTTCACTTTCTTAATGTGGTCACCGTGGACTAAGTTGGCTTCGTCAGGCATCAAGGCTGCTAGTGCTTCCAGGGCTTTGCTCGCTCCTAATATCGACCGCATTTCAATCCAGTGCCCTACCAACATCACCACAATCAATGTCGCCAGTTCCCAAAAAAAGGTTTTGCCTTCCAGCCCAAAAACCACCGCAGAGCTATACAGGTAAGCCGCAGAAATAGCCACCGCAATCAGGGTCATCATCCCCGGTGACTTCTTCTTCAGTTCGTCTACCAGGCCTTTCAAGAAGGGCCAACCACCATAAAAGTAAATGATGCTTGACAAGGCGAAAAGCACATAACGATCTCCGTTGAAGGACCAGCTAAGCCCGAGTAGGTTTTGGATCATTGGAGCCAGTAGTAGCACGGGTAAGGTCAATACCAGTGAGACCCAAAAGCGACGCTTGAAATCTTTAATCATCATGCGGTGATGATCCTGATGGTTGTGGTGTTGAGCATGATCCTCGTGACCTTTTTGATCGTGCTCGTGGTGCTGATCATTATGGTGTTGATGCTTTTTCATTGGTAGTTTTAATTTAATCAAGTATGAGGCGGTCAGACCTTTCTAATCGGTTTGTTCCAAACGCTGGATGATGTTTTGGTAAATATCACAGCGTACATGATCACAAAGGAGGTGGCCATCTTGATGGCAAGTTTCAAGTAGTTGTTCCTACTGTCTTTGGCTTGTAAACGAGAAGGTTATTGGATAATGCTTGTTATTACTGTAATCGGTCACTACGCTACAAATGTTCGCTTGATGTTTTGCCATTTCTAAGTGTTGCCTTATTAACATTAAAAGTACCAATCAAAACGTGTCCCGATAGATTAGAGATGATCGTATCGGTTGCGCAAGGCGTAGCCTGAAGCGCGCCAGACGGAGGAGGACGAGCTACTCCGTAGGGCAGGGTTTCATACCTTGCACGTAGGAGCAGCGGATAGCCCGGTGCCGTATTGGTGTTTGCAATGCAACGACAATACCAGCATGGCCCCCAGAACTACTTAAACGCAACGGCAATCTAAACTTGTGTGGATTTTAGGCACAGTACCCTACTCTTTCGGGTGCATACCCGTACTCAACTCATAGCCACCACCCATTTCGGGCACGATCTGGAAATAGAAGGCCGTAGGTGCTTTGTAATCACCAAAATGCCTTACTCCTTGCATATCGCATTGCATATTGTATACCCGGATCGTGCGACCCTCCTGAGCAACGGTGTAAAACCCCTGGGCAAACCATTTCATCCGGTCGGCCAGTTCGGGGTCTACTCCTTCGAGAAGTTGTTCATTGATGGGAAAGGACTCGAACGCAATAGTATTTCCAGAGAGCATCGAATACTTGCCGATATGGAGTTGCTCGCCGTCGTTGGCCACACCGTACCAGGTCGTATTTCCTACTTTCACGGGTACGGTGAGCAATTTCTCAAATTTAATATCCTGTTCGGCCAAAGCCGCCGCAAATACGTTCTCGATGTGTGCTTTATTGGCCAAGGTAAACAACAGATAAGCCGTACTCACCAGCAAGCCCAGCTGGTTAGGTAGCGCCCTGCGTTTGGCATCCGGCGCAAAGCGAAAAACACTAAGGAGTACCCCTGCCAATAGCGGCACGGTATAAAATGGATCCACAATATTGATACTGTCAAAAGACACCCGCCAGTCGGTAAACGGCAGAAAAAGCTGCGTGCCGTAAGTCGTAAAAGCATCCAGCAGCACATGGGTAAACAAGCCGAGGAAGCTCAGCAACCACAGCCGCCAATAAGCTTCCGCTTTGGTTACCTTGAGGTGACTCAGAAGGTAAGCGATCAGCAGTGCCCCGAGGAGACAAAACAGTATCGAGTGACTGTAGCCCCGGTGAATACTGATGTTTTCCAGTGGTGAAAAAAAAGGCGTCAGCAAAACGTCCAGGTCAGGAATAGTGCCAATGGCGGCACCGATCAAGGCCGCTTTACCACCAATTTTCTTACCCAGTATTGCTTCGCCAACCGCAGCGCCTAAGGCTGCTTGTGTTAAAGAGTCCATAGCGCTTACTTGTTTTTCCATTCCACCACGCCTGAAACTACCCGCGTGAGGCTATCCACCTGGGTATAGGCAAAGTAGACTTTGTCATCGTGCATGGTGATCACCGGAAAGCCGCTCTGCCGCGAAGCTTCCACTTCAGCGAGCACCAGTTCTTCTTCCTTTTCGCCTTGGAGGCTGACGCGTGCCAGGCGGATTTCTGCCGCTTCTTCGGTCTGTTCCACCCAGGTGAGTATCAATTTTTGGTCTTTCGTGAAAGCCAAGCCAACCCGACCTAGTGGTAAGCCATGGTCTATACGGATGGGCTCACTAAAGTTGGCCCCCTGATCGGTAGAGCAGGCTATTTTTACTTCCCCTTTACCTTCGGGAGCCGTAAACCAGGCTACGGCGACGTTGTTTCCTTGGGCTTTGATGACGGGGCCATTGACGGGGCAGCCCGCTATTTTCCAGTTATCCTGGTGAACTGCGGTGGGTGCTTGCCACTGGCCAGCTACCTGGCGTACGATGTAAATGTCTCGGATTTCTTCTTCGGAACGATCGCGATAAGCCACAATGGGCCCATTGGGGGTGAGTGCTGCACTGGTCTGGCAACAATCACAAACCCTAGCGTCTAATTCGGCTTCTTGACTAAGCGCCCCAGCGGGGTCAACAACCGCCGCGCGGAGGGTCATGGCACCGCCGTGGCCATGGCCGTGATCGTCGGAAGGGGCTTCGTGTTCGTCGCCCTTGGTATTGCGTCCATCCAACCAGGTGACGAATACCTGCTGCTCAGAAATGGGGAGCATACTCACAAAACCGTGTTCAGCCGCGATGCTATCGCGATGCGGGATGAAAGAAGGCGACCAAGTCTGTCCGCCATCCTGTGACTGTGAGAGGTGAACGTCGTAATCGTAGGTTCCTTCGGCGCGCATTTGCAACCAGTGGGCTACCATTTTTTGGTCGTTACCTGGGTAGGTCACCAAGGCAGGAAAGTCGGCCCAATTGACGAACCAATCTGCACCTTGGGCAATTTCCTGAGGCGTACCCCACTGTCCATCTTCCAGGCGCGCGAAGCGCAGGGCGTCGGTGCTGTCGTTGAGAAATTCTACCCAAGAGAGGTATACTTCTCCGTTGGAAGAGGTAAACAAGCGGCCTTCGCCACCTTCCTGGCAGGGTGTGGCCAGGGATTGGATGACTGGAGAGGTTGACGCTTTCTGTGTTGGTTCTGACTGGCAGGCCCAAACTAAAAGGAGGGTACAAGTGTAGATAGTGGTTCTTAACATGACATATCGGATTATTAGAGCGTGTTAGGAAAAAACTCCCAACACGCTCTTTTTTTAATATTATCGCTGTACGATAATCTTTTCAAACACCTGATAACCATTTCCGCTGATCTGGAGCAGGTAAATGCCAGCAGGAAGATTAGCTAAATGGAGGGTTTGGGTGCGTTGCAAAGGCTTTGCCGGGATCAATACTTTTCCGGTCAAGCTTACTACCGAAATCATTGCGTCGGCGTAGTTGTTCATCTCAGGAATAGAAACGTTCATTACATCGGTGGCAGGGTTGGGACTCAGATTGATGGCGATCTCTAGCCCGGCTTCCCTGGTGCTGGAAATATCGCCAGGGGTGGCAATTTTCAGTGTATTTTGTACTCTGTTGACGAACCATAAGTTGCCATCAGGGCCAATTTTGATACCTGTAAGTCCTAGTTCGCCAGTAACAATACGGGTGATTTCAGCAAAATCATTGGCCATGTCATAAGCAACAATATCGCCCGTAGCGTAGTCGCCTACGTAAAGAATACCATCGAAAATTTCAATACCACAAGGAGCTTCCAGGCCGCTTTCGATAATCGTTTCAGTGGTAAAGCCCGTAATTCGCAAGTGCTCCGCCAGTGGTTCATTGATTTCGGGAAGATTGACCGAGCCTGTTCCTGAATTAATATCGAGGCGCATTACACGATCATTGCCATTGTCTACAAAATAGAGCCAGCCAGTAGCTTTGTCCAAGACCAAATGATTGGGAATATTGCTATCGGCGGTAATACCAATTCCTTTGTAGCGATGCACTTTTCCATCAGAGTGGTCATCGTTGCCAGGGCCATGATCCTCAGCAAAGTCATAGCGAACAATATCTTTGTTCCAATCATCATAGACCCAGAATACATTATCTACTTCATGAGCAATGCCCATGGTGTAAGGGCTACCGTGCAGCATATCCAGGTGACTGCCATTTCCACCGGAAGGCTGGGCGTAGATCTCTGGGTCACTCGACCAAAGTGCTGGCCCCGTAAAGGTCCCTCCGTTGTGGTTGGCATCTTGTACCCCGGCGGAGTTGGCAAAGTTGAAGTTGTCATTGCTAAAAGCTATACCCGTTGGCAAGGACATAAAATGCCAGGAATTACCATCTACTTTTTCCTCGAAGCCCGGGTTGTCAGAGGTACTTCCGGACATGGTCAAGGTACTACCACCTATATTTTCGGTACGTTGATTGATGACCCACAGTTCATCCTTGCCCAAGATTGGAAAGAAATCCAGGTCGGTAGGCTTGTCAAGAAAATTAGTGGCACCTTCTACTTCTGAGATAATTGCAGGAGCTGCTGCAAATTCGGTGATTTTATTAGGAGGAACAACCAAGTCGAATATTTCTGAAGCAAAAGACAGGGCATTGTTCGTCTGGTCTTCATCATTGGCCATATTAACCGAAACGATGGATACTTCTACTTCAAAAACACCAGGACTATCAGGTATCCAAGGAGTTGCCATGGTGAAGGTGTAGTAGCTGAATGCAGGAATGTCCAATCCTTCCAAAGTTTCGACAACCGGAGCAGCTCCAGTAATGGAATAACTCAGCTCTAAGGTGTTGATTGCGTTCACACCTGCATTATAAATGGTGCCATTCAGCGTCAGTGGACGACCTACTTCGCCGAATAAACGGCGATCAAGTTCGACGAGTGAAACCTCCAACGCAGGCGGTACTTCAACCGTCACGTTGTCGATGGCAAAACCGTAGAGCCAACCACCGCCATCATCATAGCGAAAGCCTACGAGTACGTTGGTTTCCCCTGCATAAGCACTTAGGTCGACGTTGTGGCGATCCCAGCTGCCGTGGCCATGGAGGTCTTCCAGTACGGTCCAGGTCGTTCCATCCAGCGATACTTCAATGGTAGCATCTTCCTGATTGCCCTGGTAGGATTGGTCGGTGTAAAAAGCATCAAAACCTACCACTACGCTGGTTACATCACTGAGATCAAGCGGTGGCATAATCAAGTATTCATTACTTTTGTTGCAATTGCAAGCATCATCATTGGTTGCAATAATACGACTGGAACCATTGCTCTCAATGGGAAACGACTGGCTGGATAATGCTGGTGCAGAACCTACTAACCAACCGCCGTCAGTGGCATTTGTAGTAATGGTCCAGCCATCAGGAAAGGTAAGACCTTCAAAATTTTCTTCAAAAATAACCTGGGCCGATAGTGTTCCCAACATTATTAGGGACGATAAAAGGGTAGCAATTAATTTATTCATTTTACTGATTATAGGATAAAAAAGGAAACGATCCATTAGGCCGGAAGCAAATCACTCCCGGCCTGCTCGTTTTTTAATGATTATGTCCTTCGTGGTCACCGTGGTCATGCCCTTCATGATCGTCGTGAGAATGCTCTCCTTCTTTGGCGTTCTCATTCTTGACGTAATCCATGCCGCACACGGGGCATTTTCCGGGTTCTTCACTGCCCGATCCTGAGCAATGCATGGGGCAGATGTAAGCGGAGGTATACTCTTTGCCTTGCTGCTCGGTACCATCGCCGTGATCGTGGCTGTGGTTTCCGCAGGCGGTAAATAGGGCGCTTGAGCCGACGAAGGCCAGTAAAAACATTAAGAATTTCAGATTTTTCATTTTTTCAAATTTTGAAGTAGTTAAAAAGAATGATTTATTGATCGTGCGTAAGTGACGGATTAAAAACAACTGATTCCATTCCTGCCTGCCATCCGCCGGCTAATCTTTATACACATTTAATCAAGCTTAATTTGATTGACAATTCGCCAAGCGGAGAGTTGCTCCTGAAATCTTCGCCATCCCCAGCGCATGGTTTTTGGCCCTGGTGGCGACTGGCTTTTGTAGCCACTGTACCCCCCCATTCTGCCGATTAACCATGCCAATCGAGCCAAGGACTCAGGAGGGTGGGGATTTTTTTGCTTTTGGGTTTGACCCTCATAGATCGGAATAAGTAGTTCCACGAAAGTCAGATCCTGCGTATCGATTAGTAATGTAGCCTTTTCTTGGTAGACATGGTCGCGGTCTTTGAGCAATTGTAATAAATGCAATGCCGCCTGCATGGCCATGATCACGAGTCGTTTCATAGCAATGCCTGATTCAACCTGAGCGGATTCGCATTCTAGCCCTTTGGTTTTTAACAAGCTAAAAAGCTCCTCAATATTCCATCTATTTTGGTAGATATCGACAATTTTCAATGCTTGATGCTCATTTTCAATGACCATATCCGTCCAGATCGTCCAATGAACAGGAGCCTCGCCATCAGGTACGCTGTGTTCCAATTCTTTGAGTTGTACAAAGTATAATGGAATTCGGTCTGGCCCTTGCGCTTTGGTACGATCTTTAGGCCGGGCAATCTCTACCCGACCATAACTCAAGGCCATCTTTGCTTTTCGGGCTTTGCGCTTTTTTTGTCTTGGGATAGCTACTTCAATGACGAGTCCCTTGGTAGCTTGCTCTTCTAAATACTGCCACAATAAATGCTTGCTGTCAGACTCGTCATAAATCACCCGCTGCTTGCTAGTGCGAATAACCAAATGATGATTGGGGGGCATTGGCTTAGCGAAGAGTTCGTAGATATCCCCTTCCCGATCCATGACATGAACAACTTTTCCCCGATGCCCCTTTAAAACTTGTGTACTATAATCTATACTCTCCAACCAGCGATAAGAACTCTTCTGCTCAATAGGCTGCCTCTTGTAATTACGCTCATGTCGATTCGGTTGGTCTACACATCGATTCCAGATATGAAGGTGTGTGTAGCCCAATGGAAATCCACTATCGCCATCCAACACAAGGCCGGGATGAAGAAAAAAACCGAATTCTTGATTCGTATCATCTTTCCAAAGTGGCCCCAAGTCCTCATCCGACTCACTTAAACGCCCCTTATGGCCAATTGCATTATAGTCGGTCGTGTCTTGTATGACATATAAATCCCGGTCAGCATACTCCTCCGTATACCAAGACTGGGTAATACTGTTCACCAGAGCATCCATACTCAATCGATTGTTATTTAAAAATCGACTCATCCCCATTCGTTCTCGATGGTGTGTATTCAGTCGATTGGGAACACCGCTGCCACTTTTTATCATCTGATGTAATATACGGTTTGCTCGTTTTTCTAAGCGAGCATCACCTAATTTATGATCAAATACTACACTAATAGCTGTCATAATTAACACGTGATTAAGTAGATATTACTGCGATTGCTTAGGCAGATCGTGTACGCCTCTACAAATATATTCGTAATCTTGCGATGTGTATAAAGATTAGCATCCGCCGGGCAGGCAGGTAAGGCCCCTGCAGGAGGTACGCCCCAATTGTCCCGATTAATCACTCCGGTTCTAATGCGACAATGGTCTCTT is a window from the Lewinella sp. LCG006 genome containing:
- a CDS encoding heavy metal-binding domain-containing protein gives rise to the protein MKNLKFLMFLLAFVGSSALFTACGNHSHDHGDGTEQQGKEYTSAYICPMHCSGSGSEEPGKCPVCGMDYVKNENAKEGEHSHDDHEGHDHGDHEGHNH
- a CDS encoding exo-alpha-sialidase; the encoded protein is MLRTTIYTCTLLLVWACQSEPTQKASTSPVIQSLATPCQEGGEGRLFTSSNGEVYLSWVEFLNDSTDALRFARLEDGQWGTPQEIAQGADWFVNWADFPALVTYPGNDQKMVAHWLQMRAEGTYDYDVHLSQSQDGGQTWSPSFIPHRDSIAAEHGFVSMLPISEQQVFVTWLDGRNTKGDEHEAPSDDHGHGHGGAMTLRAAVVDPAGALSQEAELDARVCDCCQTSAALTPNGPIVAYRDRSEEEIRDIYIVRQVAGQWQAPTAVHQDNWKIAGCPVNGPVIKAQGNNVAVAWFTAPEGKGEVKIACSTDQGANFSEPIRIDHGLPLGRVGLAFTKDQKLILTWVEQTEEAAEIRLARVSLQGEKEEELVLAEVEASRQSGFPVITMHDDKVYFAYTQVDSLTRVVSGVVEWKNK
- a CDS encoding IS4 family transposase, whose protein sequence is MTAISVVFDHKLGDARLEKRANRILHQMIKSGSGVPNRLNTHHRERMGMSRFLNNNRLSMDALVNSITQSWYTEEYADRDLYVIQDTTDYNAIGHKGRLSESDEDLGPLWKDDTNQEFGFFLHPGLVLDGDSGFPLGYTHLHIWNRCVDQPNRHERNYKRQPIEQKSSYRWLESIDYSTQVLKGHRGKVVHVMDREGDIYELFAKPMPPNHHLVIRTSKQRVIYDESDSKHLLWQYLEEQATKGLVIEVAIPRQKKRKARKAKMALSYGRVEIARPKDRTKAQGPDRIPLYFVQLKELEHSVPDGEAPVHWTIWTDMVIENEHQALKIVDIYQNRWNIEELFSLLKTKGLECESAQVESGIAMKRLVIMAMQAALHLLQLLKDRDHVYQEKATLLIDTQDLTFVELLIPIYEGQTQKQKNPHPPESLARLAWLIGRMGGYSGYKSQSPPGPKTMRWGWRRFQEQLSAWRIVNQIKLD
- a CDS encoding copper-translocating P-type ATPase, which encodes MKKHQHHNDQHHEHDQKGHEDHAQHHNHQDHHRMMIKDFKRRFWVSLVLTLPVLLLAPMIQNLLGLSWSFNGDRYVLFALSSIIYFYGGWPFLKGLVDELKKKSPGMMTLIAVAISAAYLYSSAVVFGLEGKTFFWELATLIVVMLVGHWIEMRSILGASKALEALAALMPDEANLVHGDHIKKVKVSELEQGNIILIKPGEKVPADGVITEGESDLNESMLTGESKPVTKTKGQKVIGGAINGSGAIKVEVKGIGDDTYLSQVINMVQEAQGQKSKTQRLADRAAFWLTIIALTAGFGTFIVWLLLGRELSFALERMVTVMVICCPHALGLAIPLVAAISTSVSAKNGLLIRNRTAFENARKITTILFDKTGTLTKGSHEVVRIVSLNETYDEQAILNYAAAAESSSEHHIAKGLQRKAEEENLKVPESKDFNYQSGVGVSAVVEGKTVKAGGYLLLKKLDITAPNETAEDGTETKIFIIIEEQLVGFITFADQIRESSSEAIQTLQKNGIKCFLLTGDNEKVAAAVAKELGMDEYLAEVLPEAKQDKVKELQAAGEFVAMTGDGINDAPALAQAEVGIAIGTGTDVAAETADIILVNSDPKDIVNLLLFGKATYRKMIQNLGWATGYNVIAMPLATGFIPGLMISPAFGAALMSLSTVICAVNAQLLRREMG
- a CDS encoding choice-of-anchor J domain-containing protein gives rise to the protein MNKLIATLLSSLIMLGTLSAQVIFEENFEGLTFPDGWTITTNATDGGWLVGSAPALSSQSFPIESNGSSRIIATNDDACNCNKSNEYLIMPPLDLSDVTSVVVGFDAFYTDQSYQGNQEDATIEVSLDGTTWTVLEDLHGHGSWDRHNVDLSAYAGETNVLVGFRYDDGGGWLYGFAIDNVTVEVPPALEVSLVELDRRLFGEVGRPLTLNGTIYNAGVNAINTLELSYSITGAAPVVETLEGLDIPAFSYYTFTMATPWIPDSPGVFEVEVSIVSVNMANDEDQTNNALSFASEIFDLVVPPNKITEFAAAPAIISEVEGATNFLDKPTDLDFFPILGKDELWVINQRTENIGGSTLTMSGSTSDNPGFEEKVDGNSWHFMSLPTGIAFSNDNFNFANSAGVQDANHNGGTFTGPALWSSDPEIYAQPSGGNGSHLDMLHGSPYTMGIAHEVDNVFWVYDDWNKDIVRYDFAEDHGPGNDDHSDGKVHRYKGIGITADSNIPNHLVLDKATGWLYFVDNGNDRVMRLDINSGTGSVNLPEINEPLAEHLRITGFTTETIIESGLEAPCGIEIFDGILYVGDYATGDIVAYDMANDFAEITRIVTGELGLTGIKIGPDGNLWFVNRVQNTLKIATPGDISSTREAGLEIAINLSPNPATDVMNVSIPEMNNYADAMISVVSLTGKVLIPAKPLQRTQTLHLANLPAGIYLLQISGNGYQVFEKIIVQR
- a CDS encoding metal-dependent hydrolase, giving the protein MDSLTQAALGAAVGEAILGKKIGGKAALIGAAIGTIPDLDVLLTPFFSPLENISIHRGYSHSILFCLLGALLIAYLLSHLKVTKAEAYWRLWLLSFLGLFTHVLLDAFTTYGTQLFLPFTDWRVSFDSINIVDPFYTVPLLAGVLLSVFRFAPDAKRRALPNQLGLLVSTAYLLFTLANKAHIENVFAAALAEQDIKFEKLLTVPVKVGNTTWYGVANDGEQLHIGKYSMLSGNTIAFESFPINEQLLEGVDPELADRMKWFAQGFYTVAQEGRTIRVYNMQCDMQGVRHFGDYKAPTAFYFQIVPEMGGGYELSTGMHPKE